A stretch of the Jeotgalibacillus malaysiensis genome encodes the following:
- a CDS encoding exodeoxyribonuclease V encodes MSVRATTATSKSENETFRVQFEIKKVMYMDAKTKFAIVKTRIISNTKSGEPLPKEMTIQGTMVSPFEGDIYEGEGSISLHSTFGRFIKLKGVPTSSLPQVEAQVVEFIKKKIKGVGKKRAEHIVKTLGVDAISKIANDHRVLLSCGFNELTSLSIHEKLAGHREFELLVEFLQSLAMESDIANPIYNQLKRDCVKKVKANPYIICPIPQLNFLDAEKIAFSLHHDPVNRNRYREAILYYVIWRMERYGDICVPKDVLVNEFATGEFLHKISPYKEGNAVDKELVEELIQELLTERFLISDESVFNKKTYLYDPGYYHIEEHIIKNLIEIKETHVNPFTERSEIDDFLFFYERKHLKLATRQREAVYMALENRFSILTGGPGTGKTQTTNTIVKCIEEINPKARIRLLAPTGKASKRMTEVSGKKAGTIHRTLGMKGFGHAEELTPITEDFAIIDESSMIDAYLFSKLLQNISPQTRLLFVGDVNQLPSVGPGLVLRDLINSKKIPCVELNEIFRQAAKSQIVTNAHAIIKGKTTKDVDGLTFDPTKGDSYFVQRLDTQKIQQDILESIRRFMKKGFKMEDILILSAMRGGDLGVEELNRMIQYEFNPPTSYIDVVKSDGMILRVGDRVMQTENNYDLDVFNGDIGTIASVFVRRTSGKEETVIEIEYPDKDDLVEYTDKVIEQLELAYAITIHKSQGSEAPIVIIPIHPTQEMMLDKNLIYTAYTRAKKVGIFFGDEALLNRSVKRVNTNDRHSLIKEKIVANL; translated from the coding sequence ATGAGTGTACGTGCAACAACCGCAACGTCTAAATCTGAAAATGAGACGTTTCGTGTTCAATTTGAAATCAAAAAAGTCATGTATATGGATGCGAAAACCAAATTTGCCATCGTCAAAACAAGAATCATCTCAAACACAAAGAGTGGAGAACCTCTCCCAAAAGAGATGACGATTCAAGGGACGATGGTTTCACCATTTGAAGGAGATATTTATGAAGGAGAAGGCAGTATTTCACTTCATTCCACATTTGGTCGCTTCATCAAATTAAAAGGTGTTCCTACTTCTTCGCTCCCTCAAGTTGAAGCTCAAGTGGTTGAGTTCATCAAGAAAAAGATTAAAGGCGTCGGCAAAAAACGAGCAGAACATATTGTGAAAACCTTAGGGGTCGATGCGATTTCAAAGATTGCGAATGACCATCGAGTCCTTCTCTCATGTGGGTTTAATGAGCTGACATCTCTCAGTATTCACGAGAAATTGGCTGGACATCGTGAATTTGAATTACTTGTGGAATTTTTGCAAAGCTTAGCCATGGAATCAGATATCGCTAATCCCATTTACAATCAGTTAAAACGAGATTGTGTCAAGAAGGTAAAGGCAAATCCTTATATCATCTGCCCTATCCCACAGCTCAACTTTTTGGATGCTGAAAAAATTGCCTTTTCTTTGCATCATGACCCTGTAAACCGGAATCGATACCGAGAAGCCATTCTATATTATGTGATTTGGAGAATGGAACGTTACGGGGATATCTGCGTTCCAAAGGATGTGCTTGTAAATGAATTTGCAACTGGTGAATTCCTGCATAAAATCAGCCCTTATAAAGAGGGAAATGCTGTTGACAAAGAACTTGTGGAAGAATTAATTCAAGAACTACTTACAGAACGCTTCTTGATTTCAGATGAATCGGTCTTCAATAAGAAAACGTATTTATACGACCCTGGTTATTACCATATTGAAGAGCATATTATTAAAAATTTGATTGAGATTAAAGAAACACACGTTAATCCCTTTACCGAACGGTCTGAAATTGATGATTTCCTTTTCTTCTATGAACGAAAACACCTAAAACTGGCAACACGCCAACGAGAAGCCGTGTATATGGCACTAGAAAATCGTTTTTCTATCCTAACCGGCGGTCCCGGCACCGGAAAGACACAAACAACCAATACCATCGTCAAATGCATTGAAGAAATCAATCCGAAAGCTCGGATTCGCTTACTCGCTCCAACTGGAAAAGCGTCCAAGCGTATGACAGAGGTTTCTGGAAAAAAAGCCGGTACAATTCACCGGACATTAGGGATGAAGGGGTTCGGGCACGCAGAAGAATTAACCCCAATCACCGAAGATTTTGCCATCATTGATGAAAGTTCCATGATTGATGCGTATTTATTCTCCAAACTTCTCCAAAATATTTCTCCTCAAACACGTCTTCTCTTCGTAGGGGATGTCAACCAATTGCCTTCCGTAGGACCGGGGTTGGTTTTACGTGACCTCATTAATAGCAAGAAAATTCCTTGTGTTGAATTAAACGAAATCTTCCGTCAAGCCGCAAAGTCACAAATTGTGACAAATGCCCATGCCATCATTAAGGGAAAAACAACAAAAGATGTCGATGGGTTAACATTTGACCCGACAAAAGGAGACTCTTATTTTGTCCAACGTCTTGATACCCAGAAAATTCAACAAGATATTCTGGAGTCGATTCGTCGTTTCATGAAAAAGGGATTCAAGATGGAAGATATCTTAATCCTTTCTGCGATGCGTGGGGGAGATTTAGGGGTGGAAGAATTGAACCGCATGATTCAATACGAGTTTAACCCTCCAACAAGTTATATTGATGTTGTAAAAAGTGATGGAATGATTCTACGTGTGGGTGACCGTGTGATGCAGACAGAAAACAACTACGACCTCGATGTGTTCAACGGAGATATTGGAACGATTGCTAGTGTCTTTGTACGCCGGACATCAGGCAAAGAGGAAACGGTCATTGAAATTGAATACCCGGACAAAGATGACCTTGTCGAATATACCGATAAGGTAATTGAACAGTTGGAACTCGCTTATGCGATTACGATTCATAAGTCACAGGGGAGTGAGGCTCCTATTGTTATTATCCCGATTCACCCGACACAGGAAATGATGTTGGATAAGAACTTGATTTACACCGCTTACACACGTGCGAAAAAAGTCGGAATCTTCTTCGGAGATGAGGCATTGCTAAACCGAAGCGTAAAACGTGTCAATACCAACGACCGCCATTCGTTGATTAAAGAAAAAATTGTGGCAAATCTATAA
- a CDS encoding DTMP kinase, translating into MSYSKGLFVTLEGGEGSGKTTLALKMKETLEKEGFEVVLTREPGGVKVAEDIRGVIMSGEMDATTQAFLFAAARREHLVKKVIPALERGAIVICDRFVHSSLVYQGVVGGLGVKKVFAINEQAIDGKMPDLTLYMDIKPEDGLSRIQADAGREVNHFDQKPLSYHEKIREGYQLIPTFYPEHPYVTIDASQAPNTVYQDAMKVMADLIKKELAS; encoded by the coding sequence ATGAGTTATTCTAAAGGATTATTTGTTACCTTAGAAGGTGGAGAAGGTAGTGGAAAAACCACCCTTGCTCTTAAAATGAAAGAAACCCTGGAAAAGGAAGGCTTCGAAGTCGTATTGACACGAGAGCCAGGTGGTGTCAAAGTTGCAGAGGATATTCGAGGCGTCATCATGAGCGGAGAGATGGACGCAACGACACAGGCGTTTTTATTCGCCGCCGCACGACGGGAACACCTTGTAAAAAAAGTGATACCAGCTCTTGAGCGGGGTGCGATTGTGATTTGTGACCGATTTGTTCACAGCTCCCTTGTGTATCAGGGGGTTGTTGGAGGACTAGGGGTAAAGAAAGTCTTTGCTATCAACGAGCAAGCCATTGACGGCAAGATGCCTGACTTGACCCTTTACATGGACATCAAGCCAGAAGATGGTTTATCTCGGATTCAAGCAGATGCTGGACGAGAAGTGAATCACTTTGACCAAAAACCTCTCTCCTATCATGAGAAAATCCGTGAAGGGTATCAATTGATTCCTACTTTTTATCCTGAGCATCCTTATGTGACAATTGACGCCTCACAAGCACCTAATACGGTTTATCAAGATGCCATGAAGGTCATGGCTGATTTAATTAAAAAGGAGTTGGCTTCATGA
- a CDS encoding thymidylate synthase, whose product MKKHPEYAYLDLMKHLLDHGIQKGDRTGTGTLSTFGYQMRFNLQEGFPLLTTKRVPMKLIASELLWFLKGDTKLRYLLENNNHIWDEWGFKKWVESPDYDGVDMTDFGRRSLVDEAFNEEYQLELKHYQELVLTDDAFSDTYGDLGNVYGKQWRFWEGADGEVYDQIQYIIDEIKRNPDSRRLLCNAWNISELHTQALPPCHYSFQFYVVDGKLSCLFNMRSNDVFLGLPFNIASYALLTHLIAHECGLEVGELVYSGADVHLYSNHVEQARKQLTREPRAFPTIRLNQEKTSIFDFELDDIELIGYDPHPGIKAPVAV is encoded by the coding sequence ATGAAGAAACATCCGGAATATGCTTACCTTGACTTGATGAAACACCTGCTTGACCATGGTATTCAAAAAGGAGACCGCACCGGAACAGGGACGCTGAGTACGTTTGGTTATCAAATGCGATTTAACCTGCAGGAAGGTTTTCCGCTACTCACTACAAAACGAGTACCGATGAAACTGATTGCCTCTGAACTATTGTGGTTTTTAAAAGGAGATACGAAACTTCGGTATCTGCTTGAGAACAATAACCATATTTGGGACGAATGGGGATTTAAAAAATGGGTAGAGTCTCCCGATTATGACGGCGTGGATATGACGGACTTTGGACGCCGCTCTTTAGTAGACGAAGCATTCAATGAGGAATATCAGCTTGAGCTTAAACACTATCAGGAGCTTGTTTTAACCGACGACGCCTTCTCTGATACGTATGGTGACCTTGGCAATGTATACGGCAAGCAGTGGCGGTTTTGGGAAGGGGCAGACGGTGAAGTCTATGACCAAATTCAATATATCATTGATGAAATCAAACGGAACCCGGATTCTCGCCGTCTTCTCTGTAATGCGTGGAACATTTCAGAACTTCACACCCAAGCCCTGCCCCCATGTCATTACTCATTCCAGTTCTATGTAGTCGATGGAAAACTGAGCTGTCTATTCAATATGCGGTCGAATGACGTGTTCTTAGGTCTTCCTTTCAACATTGCGTCTTATGCACTTCTGACGCACCTTATTGCTCATGAGTGTGGTTTAGAGGTTGGAGAGCTTGTGTACAGCGGAGCTGACGTCCACCTTTACTCAAATCACGTCGAACAAGCACGGAAACAACTGACACGGGAACCTAGAGCGTTTCCTACCATTCGATTGAATCAGGAAAAAACATCTATTTTTGATTTTGAATTAGACGATATCGAATTAATCGGATATGACCCGCACCCAGGGATTAAAGCCCCGGTTGCTGTATAA
- a CDS encoding traG/TraD family, whose translation MKTSVENVLKSDTMKMLGKNIVGVMLALFGIQLSMYVTSLLMKESLFVVHVLALIMTIFAFTVFKDYADDKEKRFGASLLKLGILIGIMAIVSHFFFVGMDKVDNDSLRSSITTVMLLVNLFLLIASFGFWRQESVKEAFDVYLDMKLEDLLRKEEEIKSGDAVMGKSIDNKKPVIVPLKDRYLHMLVLGPTGSGKTSQTIIPMINRDMQVPEIGITVIEPKGDLAEKIWAMAKHYGREVQYFNPILPDCPYFNPLYGDEGDVIENMAMTFKMLNPDSPQFFLDMNENLVRKSLKVLKRLYGNDATMLQLDSLIHNTGGAGEKMILEFSRISSPNETIQKENSDIALWFMQDYFTGAKGARTATKTYEHCSGIRSQVAKLTSNEYLRKVLNPPPGRGSDVDFDAALENGTVITIATAQGKLRELGRFLGFFIILQLQSAVFRRPGNEFTRKGNMLYIDEFQVYANPGFEDMLTQGRSYRVASHLATQSRALIGRGGQSGKDFLEVVSTNCRNVVVYPGGSQADDQYFEKYFGEIEETRVDKGISRKKFSFFHDGGAKTETSREVTERKSRFSATEIHFRPFGQITYALMKNNSVQAPGVSEIEYIPRELNELLDNMVAEYNEAQLVKREKMLQMSGLKAPEPTTPAPAVSFEDEHMTVPDPLSGEEYEVFQPPVTPPTPKPKRQETDEIYFDVDEESPKKVNAPVADETTHTRGGTTIGQPDIFFNEDNDIL comes from the coding sequence ATGAAAACATCCGTAGAAAATGTTTTAAAATCCGACACGATGAAAATGCTCGGAAAAAACATTGTTGGTGTCATGCTTGCGTTGTTCGGAATTCAACTAAGCATGTATGTAACCTCTCTGTTAATGAAAGAAAGTCTTTTTGTCGTTCATGTACTGGCACTGATTATGACGATTTTTGCGTTTACCGTGTTTAAAGACTATGCAGACGACAAAGAAAAACGATTTGGAGCTTCATTGTTGAAACTGGGCATCCTTATCGGGATTATGGCAATTGTGAGCCATTTCTTCTTCGTGGGGATGGACAAGGTAGATAACGATAGTCTGAGAAGTTCCATTACGACGGTTATGCTACTCGTGAACCTCTTTCTGTTGATTGCTTCATTCGGGTTTTGGCGTCAAGAATCAGTTAAAGAAGCATTTGATGTCTATCTTGATATGAAACTAGAAGATTTGTTAAGAAAAGAAGAAGAAATTAAATCAGGGGATGCTGTCATGGGGAAAAGCATTGACAACAAGAAGCCTGTCATTGTACCTCTAAAAGACCGATACCTCCACATGCTGGTGCTAGGACCTACGGGGTCTGGTAAAACCTCTCAAACTATCATTCCGATGATTAACCGTGATATGCAAGTTCCGGAAATCGGGATTACCGTTATTGAGCCAAAGGGTGACCTCGCTGAAAAAATTTGGGCGATGGCGAAACACTATGGTCGTGAAGTACAATACTTTAACCCTATCCTTCCGGATTGCCCGTACTTTAACCCGCTGTACGGAGACGAAGGCGATGTAATTGAGAACATGGCGATGACCTTCAAAATGTTAAACCCCGATTCACCGCAATTCTTCCTCGACATGAACGAAAACCTCGTGCGTAAATCCCTTAAAGTACTCAAACGACTTTACGGAAACGACGCAACGATGCTCCAATTAGATAGCCTCATCCATAATACAGGCGGAGCGGGAGAAAAAATGATTTTGGAGTTTTCTCGAATTAGCTCTCCAAACGAAACGATTCAAAAAGAAAATTCGGATATCGCTCTTTGGTTTATGCAAGACTACTTTACGGGAGCAAAGGGAGCTCGTACCGCAACGAAAACGTATGAACACTGTTCTGGTATTCGCTCTCAAGTTGCAAAACTTACTTCCAATGAGTACCTTCGCAAAGTGTTAAACCCGCCACCAGGTCGTGGTAGTGATGTTGATTTTGATGCGGCACTTGAAAACGGGACGGTCATCACGATTGCGACTGCACAAGGAAAGCTTCGTGAATTAGGACGTTTCCTTGGTTTCTTTATCATCCTTCAGCTACAATCAGCTGTATTCCGTCGTCCGGGCAACGAGTTCACACGTAAAGGGAACATGCTCTATATTGACGAATTCCAGGTTTATGCTAACCCAGGATTTGAAGACATGCTGACACAAGGTCGTTCGTATCGTGTGGCATCCCACTTGGCAACGCAATCTCGTGCCCTTATCGGTCGTGGTGGTCAGTCAGGGAAAGATTTCCTAGAAGTTGTATCTACGAACTGTCGTAATGTTGTTGTTTATCCTGGTGGTTCTCAAGCAGATGACCAGTATTTTGAAAAATACTTTGGTGAAATTGAGGAAACACGTGTGGACAAAGGAATTTCCCGTAAGAAGTTCAGCTTTTTCCATGATGGTGGAGCGAAGACAGAAACAAGCCGTGAAGTAACAGAACGTAAATCTCGTTTCTCTGCTACAGAAATTCATTTCCGTCCATTCGGTCAAATCACGTATGCGTTAATGAAAAACAACAGTGTACAAGCTCCTGGTGTAAGTGAAATTGAGTATATCCCACGGGAACTCAATGAATTGCTTGACAACATGGTAGCGGAATACAATGAGGCACAACTCGTGAAACGAGAGAAAATGCTACAAATGTCAGGACTGAAAGCTCCAGAACCAACGACTCCAGCACCAGCCGTATCGTTTGAAGATGAACATATGACGGTTCCAGACCCGCTCTCAGGTGAAGAATATGAGGTCTTCCAACCTCCTGTGACACCTCCGACACCAAAGCCAAAACGTCAAGAAACTGACGAGATTTACTTTGATGTCGATGAGGAATCGCCTAAGAAGGTAAATGCTCCGGTTGCGGACGAAACGACACATACTCGTGGCGGAACGACCATCGGACAACCCGATATTTTCTTCAATGAAGACAACGATATCTTGTAA
- a CDS encoding deoxyadenosine kinase, which yields MMIVVSGMISVGKSSVSKAVGEALGLEVFYESVDDNPILPLFYTSTPEEQERNRYPFLLQLHFLYTRFNAIKQAIACGQAILDRSLYEDYYFAKINHKLGRISDLELQIYEGILASMMEEIKGMPKKAPDLNIYLKASFDTVMKRLHMRGREFEQDESLVEYYRLLWAGYDDWVNEEYKASDVLIIDMDKLDVVHNQDDHDWLIQNVKGKLETLELKTA from the coding sequence ATGATGATTGTTGTATCTGGAATGATTTCAGTAGGAAAAAGCAGTGTATCAAAAGCAGTAGGGGAGGCGTTAGGATTAGAGGTGTTTTACGAAAGTGTAGATGATAACCCCATTCTACCGCTGTTTTATACGTCAACACCGGAAGAGCAGGAGCGGAACCGATATCCGTTCCTCTTGCAATTACACTTCCTTTATACCCGTTTCAATGCCATCAAGCAGGCAATAGCGTGTGGTCAGGCGATTTTAGACAGAAGTTTGTACGAGGATTATTACTTCGCAAAAATCAATCACAAATTGGGACGCATCAGCGATTTGGAACTTCAAATCTATGAGGGAATCCTGGCTTCAATGATGGAGGAAATTAAAGGGATGCCAAAGAAAGCACCAGATTTGAATATTTATCTGAAAGCAAGCTTTGACACCGTCATGAAACGCCTTCATATGCGTGGTCGTGAGTTTGAGCAAGATGAATCACTTGTTGAATATTACCGTCTTCTATGGGCAGGGTATGATGACTGGGTGAACGAAGAGTATAAAGCGAGTGATGTGTTAATTATTGACATGGATAAGCTTGACGTTGTTCACAATCAGGACGACCATGACTGGCTGATTCAAAATGTAAAAGGAAAATTAGAAACGTTAGAGCTTAAGACCGCTTAA
- a CDS encoding DNA topoisomerase III codes for MSRKKAILIAEKPSLMLEIQRTYNGNRSSIPYDIDFTTFAGHVMGLVQPSDYNPAWEKWDMAHLPMMPDTFIYKPTRDKAKMYKEVKEIVQKGGYDFGIVATDPGREGELIAWAFLDEIKVKFPFKRLWFSDLTEGELLRALQNLRDYDAVLNGIKEASYKRSQMDWLIGMNFSRAYGLLTGKNAPLGRVMTPTLKIVVDRELELRNFVPKPFWEIEGDFGKYKGIYLDEEGNSSFLDKAKAEALIPQFGLKGKIIDVTKKKETKYAPELHSLANLQNECNRLFGYTMSETLAVAQSLYEKKLLSYPRTDSAYLTEAIAKEFNKMLKPLTQLPELKAEADAVIVNTSLLSTTAKNKKYVNDKKVSDHYAITPTGMIPDLGKLTKDEVNVYMTVAKRFLAIFLPPMETQKTTILTDANGHTFKTNGSLLQDLGYMRLYPTNSKDTLLPAVKKGDVVDLVNTRLIEKKTSPPPRYNDESLNRIMENVARLIEDDELKEVMKEAKGIGTPATRGSIVDKLVEKNMIERKKKSFYATDYGISLIEGIGDLDIASPLLTAHWESKLTEMEKANYNPVDFDKEMRSYIAETVEKIKHLKVRISSDKPSLGACPKCGSKVVDGKDYYLCEQYKNTCDFIVGHTVWGAKLTKTELKKILDGKETKKMSFDNGKKQWEATLVFDKAKGNLTFGNGNKGSSSKASGTSSGKHVGKCPKCGGNVTEAEKFYACENNRKTCDTIIWKQVSGAKVTLTDAKQLLAGKETAEKEFTWKSGKKGKAKLKYTNKVEFVFD; via the coding sequence ATGAGTCGTAAAAAAGCCATTTTAATTGCAGAGAAACCGAGCCTGATGCTCGAAATTCAAAGAACCTATAACGGGAACCGTTCCTCCATTCCTTATGATATCGATTTCACGACGTTCGCAGGTCACGTCATGGGGTTAGTTCAACCTTCGGATTACAATCCAGCATGGGAAAAGTGGGATATGGCTCATCTTCCGATGATGCCAGACACGTTTATTTACAAGCCGACACGTGATAAAGCCAAGATGTATAAAGAAGTGAAGGAAATTGTTCAAAAAGGCGGATATGACTTCGGTATCGTCGCAACTGACCCTGGTCGTGAGGGTGAGCTCATCGCATGGGCATTCCTTGATGAAATCAAAGTGAAGTTCCCGTTCAAACGTTTGTGGTTCTCAGACTTAACGGAAGGGGAGCTATTGCGTGCTCTTCAAAATCTTCGAGATTATGATGCCGTATTAAACGGGATTAAGGAGGCGAGCTATAAACGGTCTCAAATGGACTGGCTGATTGGGATGAACTTTTCACGTGCCTACGGTCTATTAACTGGGAAGAACGCCCCTCTAGGTCGTGTAATGACCCCCACACTTAAAATCGTTGTTGACCGAGAACTTGAACTCCGCAACTTTGTGCCGAAACCGTTCTGGGAAATTGAAGGTGATTTCGGGAAATACAAAGGAATTTACCTAGACGAAGAAGGAAATAGTTCATTCTTAGATAAAGCGAAAGCAGAAGCCTTGATTCCTCAATTCGGTTTGAAAGGTAAAATTATTGATGTTACGAAGAAAAAGGAGACGAAATACGCTCCAGAGCTTCACAGCCTCGCAAACCTTCAAAATGAATGTAACCGTTTGTTTGGATACACAATGTCCGAAACGCTTGCAGTGGCTCAATCCCTCTACGAGAAAAAACTTCTTTCCTACCCTCGTACAGACTCCGCCTATTTAACAGAAGCTATCGCTAAAGAGTTTAACAAGATGTTAAAACCTCTTACACAACTCCCAGAATTAAAAGCAGAAGCCGATGCGGTTATCGTCAACACTTCATTGCTTTCAACGACAGCAAAAAACAAGAAGTATGTCAACGATAAAAAGGTTTCTGACCACTACGCTATCACTCCTACCGGTATGATTCCCGACTTAGGAAAGTTAACGAAAGATGAGGTCAATGTCTACATGACGGTTGCCAAACGTTTCCTAGCGATTTTCCTTCCGCCAATGGAAACACAAAAGACAACGATTTTGACCGATGCAAATGGTCACACGTTTAAGACAAACGGTAGTTTGCTTCAAGACCTTGGATATATGCGTCTTTATCCAACGAACAGCAAAGATACGTTGTTGCCTGCTGTTAAGAAAGGCGATGTCGTAGACCTTGTCAATACCCGTCTCATTGAGAAGAAGACAAGTCCTCCGCCTCGTTACAATGATGAAAGCTTAAACCGAATCATGGAGAATGTCGCCCGCCTCATCGAGGATGATGAACTAAAAGAAGTCATGAAAGAAGCAAAAGGAATCGGGACGCCTGCGACACGAGGTAGTATCGTTGATAAACTGGTTGAGAAGAACATGATTGAACGTAAGAAGAAATCGTTCTACGCAACAGATTATGGTATCAGCCTCATCGAGGGAATCGGTGACCTTGACATTGCTTCCCCGCTCCTTACGGCACATTGGGAAAGCAAATTGACTGAGATGGAAAAAGCGAATTACAACCCTGTCGATTTTGACAAAGAAATGCGGTCGTATATTGCGGAAACCGTTGAGAAAATTAAACATCTCAAGGTTCGTATCTCAAGTGACAAACCTTCTTTGGGAGCATGTCCGAAGTGCGGCTCAAAAGTGGTGGACGGGAAAGACTATTACCTCTGTGAACAGTATAAAAACACGTGTGATTTCATTGTGGGACATACTGTTTGGGGAGCAAAACTTACCAAGACAGAGCTCAAAAAGATTTTGGACGGAAAAGAAACAAAGAAAATGAGTTTCGACAATGGGAAGAAACAATGGGAAGCGACACTTGTCTTTGATAAGGCAAAGGGAAATCTCACATTCGGAAATGGCAACAAAGGTTCATCCTCTAAAGCATCCGGCACTTCATCAGGCAAACATGTCGGGAAATGTCCAAAATGTGGAGGGAATGTCACAGAGGCAGAGAAATTCTACGCTTGCGAGAATAATCGTAAGACTTGTGACACAATTATCTGGAAACAGGTAAGCGGAGCCAAGGTCACGCTAACAGATGCCAAACAACTTCTTGCAGGAAAAGAAACTGCTGAGAAAGAGTTTACATGGAAGTCCGGCAAAAAAGGAAAAGCGAAGCTAAAGTACACGAACAAAGTTGAGTTTGTCTTTGATTGA
- a CDS encoding sporulation specific N-acetylmuramoyl-L-alanine amidase, producing the protein MSNIMKNKRKNYHAYAVLAGIGVSFCLPALMEPAHASTTIAKQDKKVNEKEAERLLYQAPEATPLTVEGEKTLNEHYVEKYMPVEGCSLVEELPKTSDIHYTPPKPKPKPKPKPVKVKPANVKSVQTGTLLKEKDTTKQVKPKVEANPAPVTSTPSATALSMTAEERLWLERLVEAESGGEPYEGRLAVATIIANRVEMPEFPGTVMEVITAPKQFSPFIDGSVHNKVPSPETKRAVAEVFDKGIRTLPADAAYFCTTEIAPRSWIGQTRPFITAIGNHSFYLK; encoded by the coding sequence ATGTCGAACATCATGAAAAATAAAAGGAAGAATTATCATGCGTATGCAGTCTTAGCTGGGATTGGTGTTTCTTTTTGTCTCCCCGCTCTGATGGAACCCGCACATGCGAGCACAACCATTGCCAAGCAAGATAAGAAAGTGAATGAGAAAGAAGCAGAAAGGCTCTTGTACCAAGCTCCAGAAGCTACCCCTTTAACGGTTGAAGGTGAAAAAACGTTAAACGAACATTATGTTGAAAAATACATGCCTGTAGAAGGATGTAGTTTAGTAGAAGAGCTTCCAAAAACATCAGATATTCACTATACCCCACCAAAACCTAAGCCTAAGCCAAAACCGAAGCCGGTAAAAGTAAAACCAGCTAATGTCAAATCGGTTCAGACAGGAACGTTGCTCAAAGAAAAAGATACGACTAAACAGGTAAAACCTAAGGTAGAAGCGAATCCGGCTCCCGTCACGTCTACACCATCCGCTACAGCCCTCTCAATGACCGCCGAAGAACGTTTATGGCTTGAGAGACTAGTAGAAGCGGAATCTGGTGGAGAACCTTATGAGGGACGACTTGCGGTTGCGACCATCATTGCAAACCGTGTAGAGATGCCAGAGTTCCCTGGGACGGTTATGGAAGTTATTACGGCACCGAAACAGTTTTCTCCCTTTATTGATGGGTCAGTTCATAACAAAGTGCCTAGTCCGGAAACCAAGCGAGCAGTAGCAGAAGTCTTTGACAAGGGGATTCGAACATTACCAGCGGACGCCGCCTATTTCTGCACGACTGAAATCGCACCACGAAGTTGGATTGGACAAACTCGTCCGTTTATCACGGCAATCGGAAACCATTCCTTCTATCTAAAATAA